One Streptomyces lincolnensis genomic region harbors:
- a CDS encoding AurF N-oxygenase family protein, whose protein sequence is MSLDSRSTMNGDETDGGGNMGLPEHDPHDPVESAVIARLSGNWHRRAAVKRPEPDLDDLFEPERPDYPERLLPFHDHPTYRALDDESKAKLRAWGWVAFNKNVMDIEQQVVNPGFALIATDAFDTGLGEPMAIAVTQAMVDEQYHTLMHLNASAVTRRRRGWRMPESALPLGHKARRYRQRMEKASQAGHREIDTLAYTTVAEISINAYLDLIADSDDIQPINRATADLHNRDEYCHSSIADEIAKSAYSRFGGEQRGFFLEALADGMEAFAANDFTTWHRIVELVGVPGGRQMVLDVEHDAARRRLLQDFGALHRLCADMEVLDRLPFDWSTVRTG, encoded by the coding sequence ATGAGTCTAGACTCTCGCAGTACCATGAACGGCGACGAGACAGACGGGGGTGGAAACATGGGGCTGCCCGAACACGATCCGCACGACCCGGTGGAGAGCGCCGTGATCGCCCGGCTCTCCGGCAACTGGCACCGGCGCGCCGCGGTCAAACGGCCCGAACCGGATCTGGACGATCTCTTCGAGCCTGAACGGCCCGACTATCCCGAACGACTGCTGCCCTTCCACGACCACCCGACGTACCGCGCACTGGACGACGAGTCGAAGGCGAAGCTGCGCGCCTGGGGCTGGGTCGCGTTCAACAAGAACGTGATGGACATCGAGCAGCAAGTGGTGAACCCGGGGTTCGCCCTGATCGCCACCGACGCGTTCGACACGGGTCTCGGCGAGCCCATGGCGATCGCGGTGACCCAGGCCATGGTGGACGAGCAGTACCACACGCTGATGCACCTCAACGCGAGCGCGGTGACCCGGCGCAGGCGCGGCTGGCGGATGCCCGAATCCGCGCTGCCGCTCGGCCACAAGGCGCGCCGCTACCGGCAGCGGATGGAGAAGGCCTCGCAGGCCGGGCACCGCGAGATCGACACCCTGGCCTACACGACGGTCGCCGAGATATCGATCAACGCGTATCTCGACCTCATCGCCGACAGCGACGACATCCAGCCGATCAACCGGGCGACCGCGGATCTGCACAACCGCGACGAGTACTGCCACTCCTCCATCGCGGACGAGATCGCCAAGTCCGCCTACAGCCGCTTCGGCGGTGAACAGCGCGGGTTCTTCCTCGAAGCCCTCGCCGACGGCATGGAGGCCTTCGCGGCCAACGACTTCACGACCTGGCACCGGATCGTCGAGCTGGTCGGCGTGCCCGGCGGACGGCAGATGGTGCTGGACGTCGAGCACGACGCGGCCCGCCGCCGTCTGCTCCAGGACTTCGGCGCCCTGCACCGGCTCTGCGCGGACATGGAGGTGCTCGACCGGCTTCCCTTCGACTGGTCCACGGTCAGGACCGGCTGA
- the pabB gene encoding aminodeoxychorismate synthase component I, with protein sequence MRTLLIDNYDSYTYNLHQLLAEVYGSEPTVVRNDDPDWDRLDLDDFDGVVISPGPGRPDRHRDFGHSRDALLRRPALPVLGVCLGHQGIGLLAGAQVRSAPQPRHGHLTTVDHTGEGLFAGIPDRFTAVRYHSLCVAEPLPEELEAIAWAEDGVIMGLRHRDLPRWGVQFHPESICTEYGAELVANFRELALGSAHRPSVATSRSQAGQAGARSAGQASVPGPASRPRPHVVELRAHVRRIERPTDTEAAFHTLHGASDRAFWLDSALVEEGLSRFSFLGDAEGPGGEVLTYRVGDNAVIVEPSGGIPYLETGGIFEVLRDRLETRVSGAEELPFDFTGGYVGYFGYELKAETGSTATHRAPTPDAVWLRVNRFLAVDHLEGRTYVVAVAEPGQSASAQEWVDRTAARLEELPDLAPDTETAARATSVDAARRLVRPRDRYQADIAECRRQLQAGESYEICLTNSLRLPAPPDDLAYYRRLRRLNAAPYSALLRLGELTVFSSSPERFLRIDKDRTVESKPIKGTTRRSSDPQLDGELRDSLLNDAKTRAENLMIVDLLRNDLGQVCEIGSVSVPRFMATESYATVHQLVSTVRGTLRKDTTVIDCVRACFPGGSMTGAPKLRTLEIIDRLEEQARGVYSGTLGYLGFSGTADLNIVIRTAVRWRDGLTIGAGGAIVLDSDPQAEYDEMLLKAEAPLRALPAPVRDTPQVPSPGFADDSR encoded by the coding sequence ATGCGCACACTGCTGATCGACAACTACGACTCCTACACCTACAACCTCCATCAGCTGCTCGCCGAGGTGTACGGCAGTGAGCCGACCGTGGTGCGCAATGACGACCCGGACTGGGATCGGCTCGACCTGGACGACTTCGACGGCGTGGTCATCTCCCCGGGCCCCGGCCGGCCCGACCGGCACCGCGACTTCGGCCACTCCCGTGACGCCCTGCTGCGCCGCCCGGCGCTGCCCGTCCTCGGGGTGTGCCTCGGCCATCAGGGCATCGGCCTGCTGGCCGGGGCGCAGGTGCGCAGCGCGCCGCAGCCGCGGCACGGCCACCTCACCACCGTCGACCACACCGGCGAGGGCCTGTTCGCCGGGATTCCGGACCGGTTCACCGCTGTGCGGTACCACTCGCTGTGCGTCGCCGAGCCGCTGCCCGAGGAGCTGGAGGCGATCGCGTGGGCGGAGGACGGCGTGATCATGGGGCTGCGCCATCGCGACCTGCCGCGCTGGGGAGTGCAGTTCCACCCGGAGTCGATCTGCACGGAGTACGGTGCCGAGCTGGTGGCCAACTTCCGTGAACTGGCCCTCGGTTCGGCGCACCGCCCGTCCGTCGCCACGTCCCGGTCACAGGCGGGGCAGGCCGGCGCCCGGTCCGCCGGCCAGGCTTCCGTGCCGGGCCCGGCATCCCGGCCCCGGCCGCACGTCGTCGAACTGCGGGCGCACGTACGCCGTATCGAACGGCCGACGGACACCGAGGCCGCCTTCCACACGCTGCACGGTGCGAGCGACCGGGCGTTCTGGCTGGACAGCGCGCTGGTCGAGGAAGGCCTGTCGCGGTTCTCCTTCCTGGGCGACGCCGAGGGACCCGGCGGCGAGGTCCTCACCTACCGGGTGGGGGACAACGCGGTGATCGTCGAACCCTCGGGCGGCATCCCCTATCTCGAGACGGGAGGCATCTTCGAGGTGCTTCGCGACCGGCTGGAGACGCGGGTGAGCGGGGCTGAGGAGCTGCCGTTCGACTTCACCGGAGGCTACGTCGGGTACTTCGGCTACGAGCTGAAGGCCGAGACCGGCTCCACCGCGACCCACCGGGCGCCCACCCCCGATGCCGTATGGCTGCGGGTCAACCGCTTCCTCGCCGTCGACCATCTGGAGGGACGGACGTACGTGGTGGCGGTGGCCGAGCCCGGACAGTCAGCCTCCGCGCAGGAGTGGGTGGACCGCACCGCCGCGCGGCTGGAGGAGTTGCCCGACCTGGCGCCGGACACGGAGACGGCGGCGCGGGCGACGAGCGTGGACGCCGCACGCCGCCTGGTACGGCCACGCGACCGGTACCAGGCCGACATCGCGGAGTGCCGGCGTCAGCTCCAGGCGGGCGAGAGCTACGAGATATGCCTCACCAACAGCCTGAGGCTGCCCGCACCCCCCGACGATCTCGCCTACTACCGCAGGCTCCGGCGCCTGAACGCGGCGCCCTACTCCGCCCTGCTCCGCCTGGGCGAACTCACCGTCTTCAGCTCCTCCCCCGAGCGGTTCCTCCGTATCGACAAGGACCGCACCGTGGAGAGCAAGCCCATCAAGGGCACCACGCGGCGCAGCTCCGACCCGCAGCTCGACGGGGAACTGCGCGACTCGCTGCTGAACGACGCCAAGACCCGCGCCGAGAACCTGATGATCGTCGACCTACTGCGCAACGATCTCGGCCAGGTCTGCGAGATCGGCAGCGTCAGCGTGCCGAGGTTCATGGCGACCGAGTCGTACGCAACGGTGCACCAGCTGGTCTCCACCGTCCGGGGAACGCTGCGCAAGGACACCACCGTCATCGACTGCGTCCGGGCCTGCTTCCCCGGCGGCTCGATGACCGGGGCGCCGAAGCTGCGCACCCTGGAGATCATCGACAGGCTGGAGGAGCAGGCCCGGGGTGTCTACTCGGGAACCCTCGGCTACCTCGGCTTCTCCGGGACCGCCGACCTCAACATCGTCATCCGCACCGCCGTGCGGTGGCGGGACGGGCTCACGATCGGTGCGGGCGGCGCCATCGTGCTCGACTCGGATCCCCAGGCCGAATACGACGAGATGCTCCTGAAGGCCGAGGCCCCCCTGCGGGCACTGCCGGCGCCCGTCCGCGACACTCCCCAGGTTCCGTCCCCGGGCTTCGCCGACGACAGCCGATAG
- a CDS encoding aminotransferase class IV yields the protein MAGVQAGTRLRWVDPERGFGPGEEPTTLLAMDSWLVDEGRVKALDAHAERFISACAALRAIPARRTTAFLGAAVERLPRQGRWFPRVELVLAGGVLCFQLWMRPAPPRGERVRLWTSPHPDRRIRPSVKGADLAHLTLLRQQALDAGADEALILAPDGRIREGSTTSLLWWRGDTLCAVPEGPDALASVTRALLLRAASDAGVDVALERPTPYELDGLEVWAVNALHGIRPVTAWTGLPAGVEAGASRRVEEWNRVLDETAAPVVADAGRGITP from the coding sequence ATGGCCGGCGTCCAGGCCGGGACACGACTGCGCTGGGTGGACCCCGAACGCGGCTTCGGACCGGGGGAGGAGCCCACCACGCTGCTGGCCATGGACTCGTGGCTGGTGGACGAGGGCAGGGTCAAGGCCCTGGACGCCCACGCCGAGCGCTTCATCTCCGCCTGCGCCGCGCTCCGCGCGATTCCGGCGCGGCGGACCACGGCGTTCCTCGGCGCGGCCGTCGAGCGTCTCCCGCGGCAGGGGCGCTGGTTCCCCCGGGTGGAACTCGTCCTGGCCGGCGGAGTCTTGTGCTTTCAGCTGTGGATGAGGCCCGCCCCGCCGCGCGGTGAGCGCGTGCGTCTGTGGACGTCGCCGCACCCGGACCGGCGGATCCGGCCCTCGGTCAAAGGAGCCGACCTCGCTCACCTCACCCTGCTGCGGCAACAGGCCCTCGACGCGGGCGCCGACGAAGCGCTGATCCTGGCCCCGGACGGCCGGATCCGGGAGGGCTCCACCACCAGCCTGCTGTGGTGGCGGGGAGACACCCTGTGCGCGGTCCCCGAGGGCCCGGACGCCCTGGCGAGCGTGACCCGCGCCCTGCTGCTGCGGGCCGCATCCGACGCGGGAGTCGACGTGGCCCTGGAGCGGCCGACCCCGTACGAACTGGACGGTCTGGAGGTGTGGGCGGTCAACGCGCTGCACGGTATCCGTCCGGTGACGGCCTGGACCGGTCTGCCGGCCGGCGTCGAAGCGGGTGCGTCCCGGCGGGTGGAGGAGTGGAACCGCGTGCTGGACGAGACCGCCGCACCGGTGGTCGCCGACGCGGGCCGCGGCATTACGCCCTGA
- a CDS encoding 2-hydroxychromene-2-carboxylate isomerase → MARPRRPRIYFSFRSPYSWLALHDLFHEHPDVVRAAEWRPFWEPDEHSEQALKEADGRFIYVPMSREKHLYMLGDVRRLAARRGLTVTWPDDRDAWWEVSHLAYLVAADEGRGMEFIDRVQRARWQEGLDISDRETVAKLAAEAGVSEAAAQAPDDEHIRARGVQALLDIDQDGVFGVPFFLNGRQKFWGVDRLADFVASLDAGQGGRTPSERTVSPDPEAVTAARSSDYGHAGGCG, encoded by the coding sequence ATGGCGCGACCCCGCCGTCCCCGGATCTACTTCTCCTTCCGCAGTCCCTACTCCTGGCTCGCGCTCCACGATCTGTTCCACGAGCACCCGGACGTGGTCCGGGCGGCGGAGTGGCGGCCCTTCTGGGAACCGGACGAACACAGCGAACAAGCGCTGAAGGAAGCGGACGGCCGGTTCATCTACGTGCCGATGTCCCGCGAGAAGCACCTCTACATGCTGGGCGACGTACGGCGGCTCGCCGCGCGGCGCGGGCTGACGGTCACCTGGCCGGACGATCGTGACGCCTGGTGGGAGGTCTCCCATCTCGCCTACCTGGTGGCCGCGGACGAGGGCCGGGGGATGGAGTTCATCGACCGCGTCCAGCGTGCGCGCTGGCAGGAGGGCCTGGACATCTCGGACCGGGAGACGGTCGCGAAGCTGGCGGCCGAAGCCGGGGTCTCCGAGGCCGCCGCGCAAGCCCCGGACGACGAACACATCCGCGCGAGGGGCGTGCAGGCACTCCTGGACATCGACCAGGACGGCGTCTTCGGCGTGCCGTTCTTCCTGAACGGACGCCAGAAGTTCTGGGGCGTCGACCGGCTCGCCGACTTCGTCGCCTCACTCGACGCCGGCCAGGGCGGCCGTACTCCCTCCGAGCGCACGGTGTCACCCGACCCGGAAGCCGTTACGGCTGCCCGGTCGAGCGACTACGGACACGCAGGCGGCTGCGGCTGA
- the fabG gene encoding 3-oxoacyl-[acyl-carrier-protein] reductase has product MESGRRPVALVTGGSRGIGRAVVRKLAEDGHDVSFCYRSRSEAAREVEREAKELGAQVLTREADVTDPEAVRGLVQATEEQLGPIDVLVTSAGITRDKPLVTMTDEDWHSVLRVNLDGMYNVCHAVILPMMKRKRGVVLNLSSVSGVYGNPRQTNYSASKAGIIGFTRALAKEAGAYGVRANVIAPGFIETDMTAGLGERRQRDAVDRIPLGRFGGAEEVADLVAFLASPRASYITGAVVQVDGGITI; this is encoded by the coding sequence ATGGAGAGCGGCCGAAGGCCTGTGGCCCTCGTGACCGGGGGCTCCCGGGGCATCGGGCGAGCCGTCGTACGAAAGCTCGCCGAGGACGGCCACGACGTGAGCTTCTGCTACCGGTCGCGCTCCGAGGCGGCGCGGGAGGTCGAGCGGGAGGCCAAGGAACTTGGGGCCCAGGTGCTGACCCGGGAAGCCGATGTGACGGACCCGGAGGCCGTGCGCGGGCTCGTCCAGGCCACGGAGGAGCAACTCGGGCCCATCGACGTGCTGGTGACCTCGGCCGGCATCACCCGGGACAAGCCGCTGGTGACCATGACCGACGAGGATTGGCACAGCGTCCTGCGGGTCAACCTCGACGGTATGTACAACGTGTGCCACGCCGTCATCCTGCCGATGATGAAGCGCAAGCGCGGAGTCGTCCTCAACCTCTCGTCCGTCTCGGGGGTCTACGGCAATCCCCGGCAGACCAACTACTCCGCCTCCAAGGCCGGGATCATCGGCTTCACCCGCGCGCTCGCCAAGGAAGCGGGTGCCTACGGTGTCCGCGCGAACGTGATCGCCCCCGGCTTCATCGAGACCGACATGACCGCCGGGCTCGGGGAGCGCCGGCAGCGGGACGCGGTCGACCGCATTCCGCTGGGCCGGTTCGGCGGCGCCGAGGAGGTGGCGGATCTCGTCGCCTTCCTTGCCTCGCCGCGGGCCTCCTACATCACCGGCGCCGTCGTCCAGGTCGACGGCGGCATCACCATCTGA
- a CDS encoding beta-ketoacyl synthase N-terminal-like domain-containing protein, translating to MTRTSGDRTAEASPVTGPFISTWSAVSAFGIGRESFSAGLRDRKPVVTALDPDQWSAPATEACLVPGGDPRELLGRKGTRSMDRATGLAVAAVGRLLDDGTGTRIPGVDESTALVLGTSNGSVRSIMSFTRDALTEDKPYHVDPARFPNTVMNCAAGQSAIRHGLRGPNVTIAGGRASALLALNHAQRLQRSGHARSVVCGAVEEFSAERAWLDWHAHTEQGRAPLTGEGSAVLLLESGAPRGGAALAELAAVEVGLPHAESEVTAVLADCVRRALARAGLDADSVWAVAPADLPGTLGTAERHALDEALGGRTPRGLLCTELLGDTGAVSAAFQITALLSAAESDPESAGRAGVVTTVDREGVVGCALLRFPGPEHGRR from the coding sequence ATGACGCGAACGAGCGGAGACCGCACAGCTGAGGCGTCCCCGGTCACGGGCCCCTTCATCTCCACCTGGTCGGCGGTCTCCGCCTTCGGAATCGGCCGGGAGAGCTTCAGCGCGGGCCTACGGGACCGGAAGCCGGTCGTCACCGCGCTGGACCCCGATCAGTGGTCGGCTCCGGCAACGGAGGCCTGCCTCGTGCCGGGCGGCGATCCGCGCGAACTGCTGGGCCGCAAAGGCACCCGTTCCATGGACCGGGCGACAGGACTGGCCGTCGCCGCGGTCGGCCGGCTCCTCGACGACGGTACGGGCACGCGCATCCCCGGAGTCGACGAGAGCACCGCACTGGTGCTCGGCACCTCCAACGGCAGCGTGCGCAGCATCATGAGCTTCACCCGCGACGCGCTGACCGAGGACAAGCCCTACCACGTCGACCCGGCACGCTTCCCCAACACCGTGATGAACTGCGCCGCCGGACAGTCGGCGATCCGGCACGGGCTGCGCGGCCCCAACGTGACGATCGCCGGCGGCCGGGCGTCCGCGCTGCTCGCGCTCAACCACGCCCAGCGGCTGCAGCGCTCCGGCCACGCCCGCAGCGTGGTCTGCGGCGCGGTGGAGGAGTTCTCCGCCGAGCGTGCCTGGCTGGACTGGCACGCACACACCGAACAGGGACGGGCTCCGCTGACCGGCGAGGGCAGCGCCGTACTGCTGCTGGAGTCCGGCGCTCCTCGTGGCGGCGCTGCGCTCGCCGAGCTGGCCGCCGTCGAAGTCGGCCTGCCGCACGCCGAGTCGGAGGTCACCGCCGTACTCGCCGACTGCGTACGCCGGGCCCTCGCGCGGGCGGGACTCGACGCCGACAGTGTCTGGGCGGTGGCGCCCGCGGACCTGCCGGGCACCCTCGGCACCGCCGAACGCCATGCCCTGGACGAGGCGCTGGGCGGGCGCACTCCACGCGGCCTGCTGTGCACCGAACTGCTCGGCGACACCGGCGCCGTGTCCGCCGCGTTCCAGATCACGGCCCTGCTCAGCGCCGCGGAGAGCGACCCGGAGTCGGCGGGGCGGGCGGGAGTCGTGACGACCGTGGACCGCGAAGGCGTGGTGGGCTGCGCGCTGCTGCGCTTTCCCGGGCCGGAGCACGGACGACGTTGA
- a CDS encoding beta-ketoacyl-[acyl-carrier-protein] synthase family protein, giving the protein MSSPRRVVITGLGAVTSIGTGVAEFLGGLRAGRSGAKPVTSFDVTGFEHAQGCEIDDFDAASYVHNLPLREYGRASHFAAAAARMAVEDAGLPAHDLRQARSLVTVGTTDGESRDLDRLVQQEVAHGPERMDPVVARRVPAGRLSVAAARELGLVNVEAVTLPTACAAGNYAIGYGYDAVRTGEVEFALCGGADAVCLKTFAGFYRLGTIAPERCQPFDRHRKGILTGEGAGILLLESLESALARGATIHAEVLGYGLNCDADHPVAPNEDSFARCVRLAHDNAGIAADDVDLISAHGTGTKANDVSEARAIRQVFGDKTPRTVSIKSMIGHTMGAASAIAAIACTLAIREGFIPPTINHVETDPECDIDCVPNEAVDADLRVVQNNALAFGGNNAVLMLGRYDTGGPAGPAGGHR; this is encoded by the coding sequence GCCGGTCACGTCCTTCGACGTCACCGGCTTCGAACACGCCCAGGGCTGCGAGATCGACGACTTCGACGCCGCCTCGTACGTGCACAACCTTCCGCTGCGCGAGTACGGCCGGGCCAGCCACTTCGCCGCCGCCGCCGCGCGGATGGCGGTCGAGGACGCCGGGCTTCCGGCCCACGACCTGAGGCAGGCCCGCTCCCTGGTCACGGTCGGCACCACGGACGGCGAGTCGCGCGACCTCGACCGGCTCGTCCAGCAGGAAGTGGCCCATGGCCCCGAGCGGATGGACCCGGTGGTCGCCCGGCGCGTCCCGGCCGGCCGGCTGTCCGTGGCCGCCGCCCGCGAACTCGGGCTGGTCAACGTCGAGGCGGTGACCCTGCCGACCGCGTGCGCGGCGGGCAACTACGCCATCGGCTACGGGTACGACGCGGTCCGTACCGGCGAGGTCGAGTTCGCGCTGTGCGGGGGAGCGGACGCCGTGTGCCTGAAGACCTTCGCCGGGTTCTACCGGCTGGGCACCATCGCACCCGAGCGGTGCCAGCCGTTCGACCGTCACCGCAAGGGCATCCTCACCGGCGAAGGGGCCGGGATACTGCTGCTGGAGAGCCTGGAGTCCGCCCTGGCGCGGGGCGCGACCATCCACGCGGAGGTACTCGGCTACGGCCTCAACTGCGACGCCGACCACCCCGTGGCGCCGAACGAGGACAGCTTCGCCCGGTGCGTGCGGCTGGCCCACGACAACGCCGGCATCGCCGCGGACGACGTCGACCTCATCTCCGCGCACGGCACCGGCACCAAGGCCAACGACGTCAGCGAGGCACGGGCCATCCGGCAGGTCTTCGGCGACAAGACCCCGCGCACCGTCTCGATCAAGTCGATGATCGGCCACACGATGGGTGCGGCGAGCGCCATCGCCGCGATCGCCTGCACACTCGCCATCCGGGAGGGATTCATCCCGCCGACGATCAATCACGTCGAGACCGATCCCGAGTGCGACATCGACTGCGTACCGAACGAGGCCGTCGACGCCGATCTGCGGGTCGTACAGAACAACGCGCTGGCCTTCGGAGGCAACAACGCCGTGCTGATGCTGGGCCGGTACGACACGGGCGGCCCGGCGGGGCCCGCGGGAGGACACCGATGA